In Fusarium fujikuroi IMI 58289 draft genome, chromosome FFUJ_chr08, one genomic interval encodes:
- a CDS encoding related to methyltransferase, whose product MALQESQHEGNTPPPEPVIQIQDAIAAGDDDDADSSIGEEVEPSVVSISSSILAYRQENGRSYHALSSGKYVLPNDEEENERLDLQHELYVRTLDGDLALCPKAKGANRVLDMGTGTGSWAIDYADANPQAEVIGVDLSPIQPALVPPNVSFEIDDLEKEWTWTQKFDFIFARMMLGCFTDFPQIIKVAFDNLEPGGYLELQDMSLPARSDDGTLHSESYLSKWCRSCFEAGQNLGRPVFPTTEYKNYLAAAGFVDIVEVQQKWPSNPWPRERKFKELGAWACANIAGGLDGLSLAYFTRGLGWSTEETRVFCAHVRKDLQNPRIHAYWPIYFVYGRKPLTPAGPP is encoded by the exons ATGGCACTTCAAGAGTCCCAGCACGAGGGCAACACTCCGCCCCCAGAGCCTGTTATCCAAATCCAAGATGCTATT GCTGCaggtgacgacgacgatgccgaTTCCTCGATTGGCGAG GAAGTAGAGCCGTCGGTTGTTTCAATCTCATCTAGTATTTTGGCTTATCGACAGGAAAATGGTCGCAGCTATCATGCTTTGAGTAGTGGGA AATATGTCCTGCCGAATGACGAA GAAGAGAATGAAAGATTGG ACTTACAACACGAGCTTTACGTACGAACGCTCGACGGAGACCTCGCTCTATGTCCGAAAGCGAAAGGTGCGAATCGCGTTCTGGATATGGGAACAGGCACTGGCTCATGGGCGATTGACTACG CTGATGCAAACCCTCAAGCAGAG GTCATCGGCGTTGACCTGAGCCCGATCCAACCAGCTCT TGTCCCACCAAACGTTAGCTTCGAAATAGACGACCTCGAAAAAGAATGGACCTGGACCCAGAAATTTGACTTCATTTTTGCCCGCATGATGCTCGGCTGCTTCACTGACTTTCCGCAAATCATAAAAGTTGCCTTCGACAACCTCGAGCCCGGCGGTTATCTTGAACTCCAAGACATGTCCCTCCCGGCCCGCTCCGACGACGGAACCCTCCACTCCGAAAGCTACCTCTCCAAGTGGTGCAGATCCTGCTTCGAAGCTGGTCAGAATCTCGGTCGTCCCGTGTTTCCGACAACCGAGTATAAAAACTACCTCGCTGCCGCTGGGTTTGTCGACATCGTCGAGGTGCAGCAGAAGTGGCCGTCAAATCCGTGGCCCAGAGAAAGGAAGTTTAAGGAGCTGGGGGCGTGGGCCTGCGCGAATATCGCTGGCGGCTTAGATGGCTTGTCGTTGGCGTATTTCACGAGGGGGCTTGGGTGGTCGACTGAGGAGACGAGGGTGTTTTGTGCGCATGTGAGAAAGGACTTGCAGAACCCTAGGATTCATGCGTATTGGCCTAT CTACTTTGTCTATGGTAGAAAGCCACTGACTCCTGCAGGACCCCCGTAA
- a CDS encoding related to triacylglycerol lipase V precursor — translation MYAVNWAFAFALWAGLAAATPKCNPSKYITVDTANGPITGHVADNSPCVVEYLGIPYAKPPVDKLRFAAPQRITSYSKKPFEAKSFGYDCPLTASKKVDYPDMTPQAQRIISYFASAAGTPQSEDCLTLNIWSKATPNSARANKPVLVFFYGGRFAIGNTDSPFYNGKYFADAEDIIVITVNYRINIFGFPGAPGETQNLGLRDQRAAVEWVRDNIWRFGGNPSKITIAGQSSGGVAVDYWTYAYKKDPIVNGIIAPSGNAFSFPVNSAAVQEKNWASVVAAVGCNTTSEVMSCMRKVDWEDIKKAAASIKPAASSSVLRSIPPFYPKPDNEIVFSDYVSRTKSGNFVKVPILFGNNNNEDGYYRIPAYGNGVVPTDAQVKSFLLESFTCPVSYQAKARRDHNTPSWAYRYLADWDNTRLFPTSGAYHGVDLHMIFGASGDVSGIEPSADQKKLTKIMQHAWYSFSDDPWSGLSKLGWPKFDSSRKTLIELGKSTKPRVDFVKPSVYDAACSTVTMGALSTST, via the exons ATGTACGCGGTCAATTGGGCTTTTGCATTCGCCCTTTGGGCAGGTCTGGCTGCTGCAACGCCGAAATGCAACCCATCCAAGTATATCACCGTCGATACGGCGAATGGACCGATCACTGGCCATGTTGCAGACAATTCGCCCTGTGTTGTTGAATATCTGGGTATTCCGTATGCGAAACCGCCGGTGGACAAGTTGAGATTTGCGGCTCCTCAGCGTATTACCTCTTActccaagaagccttttGAGGCGAAGAGTTTTGGATATGACTGTCCATTGACGGCGAGTAAGAAGGTGGATTATCCTGATATGACACCCCAAGCCCAGCGGATTATTTCATACTTTGCCAGCGCGGCCGGAACTCCCCAGAGTGAAGACTGTTTGACACTCAATATTTGGTCCAAGGCCACGCCCAACTCTGCCAGAGCAAACAAGCCCGTGCTTGTCTTCTTCTATGGTGGAC GCTTTGCTATCGGAAACACTGACAGTCCTTTCTACAATGGCAAATACTTTGCTGACGCAGAGGACATTATCGTCATCACCGTCAACTACCGTATCAACATCTTTGGCTTTCCCGGCGCACCTGGCGAGACTCAGAACTTAGGTCTACGCGATCAACGAGCTGCTGTCGAGTGGGTTCGCGATAACATCTGGAGATTTGGAGGCAATCCTTCCAAGATCACCATCGCCGGCCAATCTTCAGGCGGCGTAGCTGTTGACTACTGGACGTACGCTTACAAGAAGGACCCAATTGTCAACGGGATCATCGCCCCATCAGGCAACGCTTTTAGTTTTCCTGTTAACTCCGCTGCTGTCCAAGAGAAGAACTGGGCTTCGGTTGTGGCAGCCGTAGGATGCAACACTACCAGCGAGGTAATGTCTTGTATGCGCAAGGTCGACTGGGAGGATATCAAGAAGGCAGCTGCTAGTATCAAGCCTGCTGCTAGCTCTAGTGTTCTTCGATCCATCCCTCCATTTTACCCCAAGCCAGATAACGAGATTGTCTTTTCAGACTACGTCAGTCGAACCAAGAGCGGAAACTTTGTCAAAGTCCCCATTCTGTTTGGCAATAACAATAACGAAGACGGATACTACCGTATTCCCGCCTACGGAAATGGAGTTGTTCCTACCGACGCCCAAGTCAAATCGTTTCTTCTCGAGTCATTCACCTGTCCCGTATCGTACCAGGCCAAGGCGCGACGAGATCACAATACACCATCATGGGCGTACCGGTATCTGGCAGACTGGGATAATACGAGATTGTTCCCTACGAGTGGCGCGTACCATGGAGTTGATCTGCACATGATCTTCGGCGCATCTGGCGATGTCAGTGGCATTGAGCCATCGGCGGACCAGAAAAAGCTCACCAAGATCATGCAGCATGCTTGGTACTCATTCAGCGATGATCCTTGGTCTGGTTTGAGCAAGCTTGGGTGGCCTAAATTTGATTCCAGCCGTAAGACCTTGATTGAACTGGGTAAGAGCACGAAGCCTCGTGTCGACTTTGTGAAGCCTTCTGTCTACGACGCTGCTTGCTCAACAGTCACGATGGGGGCGCTTTCGACTTCTACGTAG
- a CDS encoding related to pisatin demethylase (cytochrome P450) produces the protein MSAEGDTSAGFLRDVWQGVADHPRAVIATAALGLVVLFAADTLRTWYRLSHVPGPFWAGFSKAWMVRQSFKGIQPYAIQQANEKYGSLVRIGPNELATDDPKLLKRMMSSRSAYTRGPWYNALRFEPGKDNLFSMRDDDAHAKLRNKMAAGYSGKENESLERTIDEHIAKLISLLETKYLSTKEDYRPVDFAQKIQFFTLDVISDLAFGQPFGYIEQDDDVFDFIKITKSYFPVTLFIANIPSLVSLLHSRLFSGALPKESDKLGFGAFIGVANKKVAERFAPGAESRPDMLGSFIRHGLTQEEASRESLLNVVAGSDTSATTIRLIMLSLLSNPIMYLKLRNEIDAAIKAGSISSPITDAEARKLPYLQAVIQEGLRIKAPAAGPLFKQVPPQGDEIDGKFIPGGTQIGQSPFAVYHSKEIFGQDASLFSPERWINADPAKYEAMAEVVSLVFSTGKYQCLGKPVAFIELNKIFVELLRRFDFCMARPERPLHIMNAGIWLIEDFPVRITRREV, from the exons ATGAGCGCTGAAGGCGATACCTCTGCAGGGTTCCTGCGCGATGTCTGGCAAGGCGTTGCCGACCATCCTCGCGCCGTCATTGCCACAGCGGCCCTTGGGCTAGTTGTTCTCTTCGCAGCTGACACGTTGCGCACTTGGTACCGACTATCACATGTTCCTGGTCCGTTTTGGGCGGGGTTCTCCAAAGCTTGGATGGTGAGACAATCCTTCAAGGGAATTCAGCCTTATGCGATTCAACAAGCCAATGAGAAATACG GATCTCTCGTGCGCATTGGGCCAAATGAGCTGGCCACGGATGATCCCAAGCTGCTCAAGCGCATGATGTCAAGTCGCTCGGCTTATACAAGAGGACCTT GGTATAATGCTCTTCGTTTCGAGCCTGGAAAGGATaacctcttctccatgagaGATGATGACGCCCATGCAAAGCTGCGCAACAAGATGGCCGCTGGT TACTCTGGTAAAGAAAATGAGTCTCTCGAGCGCACCATCGATGAACATATCGCCAAACTCATCAGCCTATTGGAAACAAAGTATCTCTCAACAAAGGAAGACTACCGCCCAGTGGACTTTGCGCAAAAGATTCAGTTCTTCACTCTAGATGTCATCAGTGATCTTGCCTTCGGTCAGCCCTTCGGATACATTGAGCAAGATGATGACGTCTTTGATTTTATCAAGATCACAAAGTCCTACTTCCCAGTAACCTTGTTCATTGCCAATATCCCGTCGCTAGTGTCCTTACTGCATTCACGACTGTTCAGTGGTGCGTTGCCGAAGGAGAGTGATAAACTTGGCTTTGGTGCTTTCATCGG CGTCGCAAACAAGAAGGTTGCGGAACGATTTGCGCCAGGTGCCGAGTCGCGTCCAGACATGCTTGGATCTTTCATCCGTCACGGATTaacacaagaagaagcttctaGGGAATCTCTTCTCAACGTCGTCGCTGGAAGTGACACCTCAGCAACTACGATCCGCCTCATCATGCTCAGCCTCCTAAGCAATCCAATCATGTATCTCAAACTTCGAAACGAAATCGACGCTGCAATCAAGGCCGGAAGTATCTCATCTCCGATAACCGATgctgaagcaagaaaactcccTTATCTTCAAGCCGTCATCCAAGAAGGTCTGAGGATCAAAGCCCCAGCAGCTGGGCCACTGTTCAAGCAGGTTCCTCCTCAAGGCGATGAGATCGACGGAAAGTTCATTCCTGGAGGTACACAGATCGGACAGTCGCCATTTGCTGTTTATCACTCCAAGGAGATCTTTGGTCAAGATGCAAGTCTCTTTTCACCTGAGCGATGGATCAATGCGGATCCTGCGAAATACGAAGCTATGGCTGAGGTTGTCAGTCTTGTGTTCTCGACCGGAAAGTATCAGTGTCTGGGCAAACCGGTGGCATTTATTGAGCTGAACAAGATCTTTGTTGAG TTGTTGCGACGATTTGACTTTTGTATGGCTCGACCTGAAAGACCTCTTCATATCATGAACGCT GGAATTTGGCTGATTGAAGACTTCCCTGTTCGCATCACACGACGAGAAGTCTAA
- a CDS encoding related to integral membrane protein encodes MIDRGMGFPADGVDNHGWKLYITSLVMIISSGLFVVARCIARYSIHKLGSDDVAIIVSLISSVLLSTYIQLAIHHGYGMHKADLEKPDLRMALKMFFIAQTPYKATVCLNKVAAILLYLRLFVTKSFRVWSFVVLGVVVGYSIGGIAATIWQCVPIKGAWDKSVDAKCIDSNKFWVAYAVLNILTDVMVLALPIMPIMRLQTSRREKLLLCCIFLLGGFVTIASILRVTSVSNSLRNKKDMTWNFIDRGVWTLIEANLGIIAACLPVLRQPLGKIFPRIFGSTKKSSLYYTGPGGPAKGYNLSDIAARSPRPGIWKSDASRSEQIISVGGPQTEASRDSDERCIIADSVKGSDFGSELATHKPDPSR; translated from the exons ATGATTGACAGAGGTATGGGATTTCCCGCCGATGGCGTCGACAATCATGGCTGGAAGCTATACATCACATCCTTAGTGATGATCATCTCATCGGGGCTGTTTGTCGTTGCGAGATGTATTGCGCGGTACTCAATCCACAAGCTTGGATCAGATGATGTTGCCATTATTGTGTCTCTG ATATCATCTGTTCTTCTGTCGACGTACATACAGCTTGCGATACACCATGGCTACGGAATGCACAAAGCCGATCTCGAAAAGCCCGATCTTCGGATGGCGTTAAAGATGTTCTTTATCGCTCAGACACCATACAAGGCAACCGTCTGCCTCAACAAAGTCGCCGCTATTCTGTTATATCTACGATTATTTGTCACGAAATCGTTTCGTGTTTGGTCATTTGTGGTCTTGGGCGTCGTGGTGGGATACAGTATTGGTGGTATTGCTGCGACAATCTGGCAATGTGTTCCCATCAAAGGCGCATGGGACAAGTCAGTTGATGCCAAGTGCATCGACTCGAATAAGTTTTGGGTTGCTTACGCTGTCCTCAATATCTTGACCGACGTTATGGTGTTGGCCCTTCCCATTATGCCCATCATGCGGCTGCAGACCAGCAGACGGGAAAAACTGCTGCTCTGCTGCATCTTTCTGCTAGGTGGATT TGTCACCATCGCATCGATCCTCCGAGTAACGTCGGTCTCGAATTCTCTCAGGAATAAGAAAGACATGACATGGAACTTTATTGATCGCGGCGTGTGGACCCTCATCGAAGCTAACCTCGGCATCATCGCTGCCTGTCTGCCAGTGCTACGGCAACCCTTGGGCAAGATCTTCCCCCGCATTTTCGGATCAACCAAAAAGAGTTCCTTGTACTATACAGGGCCGGGTGGTCCCGCAAAGGGCTACAACCTGTCAGATATAGCTGCTCGAAGCCCTCGTCCAGGTATCTGGAAGAGCGACGCATCTAGATCTGAACAAATCATTTCTGTTGGTGGACCACAAACAGAAGCAAGTCGAGACAGCGACGAGCGTTGTATTATTGCTGATTCAGTCAAAGGGAGTGATTTCGGCAGTGAGCTGGCTACTCATAAGCCTGATCCAAGCAGATAG